The Pyrococcus horikoshii OT3 genome includes a window with the following:
- a CDS encoding DUF2284 domain-containing protein produces the protein MEVLEIREVQAKDVVISPRPVWKCRTCIMYGKRPNCPPYVPSWKEARELLKHYRKILLIKFKIDVENFEEEKRKVLRWLLNKEKELFKKGNYYSLALFPGSCNLCDTCTFETEGKCKMPEMVRPSINAIGIELSSLVEINFNEPVLYGIILVD, from the coding sequence ATGGAAGTGCTTGAGATTAGAGAGGTTCAAGCTAAAGATGTTGTCATTTCTCCCAGGCCAGTCTGGAAGTGTAGAACGTGCATAATGTATGGAAAGAGACCAAACTGCCCTCCATATGTTCCATCTTGGAAAGAAGCTAGGGAGTTACTAAAACATTACAGAAAAATCCTCTTGATAAAGTTTAAGATAGACGTTGAAAATTTTGAAGAAGAGAAAAGAAAAGTTCTTAGGTGGTTACTTAATAAAGAAAAGGAGCTCTTTAAAAAGGGAAATTATTATTCTCTAGCCCTCTTTCCTGGGAGCTGTAATCTTTGCGATACTTGCACTTTTGAAACGGAAGGGAAGTGTAAGATGCCAGAGATGGTTAGACCTAGTATTAATGCAATAGGGATAGAGCTCTCTTCATTGGTTGAAATAAACTTTAATGAACCTGTTCTCTACGGAATTATATTAGTAGACTAA
- a CDS encoding DUF996 domain-containing protein → MSLSNAKVYGGIGAILQLIGPLVGSTGVILSIVGLVLVFIAVKMISEETRDDRIFSLYLKGFISMLVGLVLFIAVVFATVGSAIFRMTGKAMMSPAHMISLLIPILAGLVILWIAYIVGTYFQKKSFELITQYTGVDMFKTAGLIYFIGALLIIVAIGFLVIIIAAILEVVAFFSLPEEIKESEIAPVSP, encoded by the coding sequence ATGAGTCTAAGCAACGCAAAGGTGTACGGTGGAATTGGAGCAATACTGCAATTAATAGGGCCACTAGTGGGGAGTACCGGTGTAATATTATCGATAGTTGGGCTCGTCCTTGTATTCATTGCGGTGAAGATGATAAGCGAAGAAACTAGAGATGACAGGATATTCAGTCTCTATCTAAAGGGGTTCATATCAATGCTCGTTGGTCTAGTGCTCTTTATTGCGGTAGTCTTTGCAACCGTGGGGTCAGCGATATTCAGAATGACAGGAAAAGCCATGATGTCACCGGCTCATATGATCAGCCTGCTAATCCCAATATTAGCTGGGCTCGTAATCTTATGGATTGCATACATAGTTGGAACTTACTTCCAAAAGAAGAGCTTTGAATTGATAACCCAATATACGGGAGTTGACATGTTTAAGACTGCGGGACTCATTTACTTCATAGGAGCGCTATTGATAATAGTCGCGATAGGCTTCCTCGTGATCATAATTGCAGCGATCCTGGAGGTAGTGGCCTTCTTCTCCTTGCCGGAAGAAATTAAGGAGTCAGAGATAGCTCCTGTATCTCCTTAA
- a CDS encoding NOG1 family protein: MRNPFERMPTVLTADELIDKAFRRAEKAASSFKPRGNKVKKARLREELRVRTVSNVVRDNLRKVLERTPGLSTLPKFYQELVDVLVDRDTFHKAMAGIDWAIRIIRELEERYVERIRYSNDPNEIAELRRQFYGRVASVLRDIDDRLRYLNKAREVLKDLPVVDLEIPTVVIAGHPNVGKSTLLKALTTAKPEIASYPFTTRGINVGQFEDGYFRYQIIDTPGLLDRPISERNEIEKQAILALRYLGNLIIYIFDPSEHCGFPLEEQIHLFEEVHGEFKDLPFLVVINKIDVADEENIKRLEKFVKEKGLNPIKISALKGTGIDLVKEEIIKTLRPLAEKVAREKIERELRRYRSYL, encoded by the coding sequence GTGAGGAATCCATTTGAGAGAATGCCAACGGTACTTACCGCTGACGAATTAATTGATAAAGCCTTTAGAAGAGCTGAAAAAGCTGCTTCTTCATTTAAACCTAGGGGAAATAAGGTAAAAAAAGCCAGGTTGAGAGAGGAGTTAAGAGTTAGGACTGTAAGTAACGTTGTGAGGGATAATCTTAGAAAAGTCCTGGAAAGAACCCCTGGGCTTTCAACTCTTCCAAAGTTCTATCAAGAGCTAGTTGACGTTCTTGTTGACAGGGATACATTTCATAAGGCCATGGCCGGGATAGATTGGGCAATCAGAATTATTAGAGAGCTTGAGGAGAGGTACGTTGAAAGGATAAGGTACTCAAACGATCCGAACGAAATTGCAGAGCTTAGGAGGCAATTCTATGGTAGGGTAGCAAGTGTTCTAAGGGATATAGATGATAGGCTTAGATATCTAAACAAGGCCAGGGAAGTCCTAAAGGATCTTCCCGTGGTTGACTTGGAAATACCTACAGTTGTAATAGCGGGACATCCAAATGTTGGAAAGTCGACCCTTTTAAAAGCCCTAACAACTGCCAAGCCTGAGATAGCAAGCTATCCCTTTACCACTAGAGGAATAAATGTAGGTCAGTTTGAAGACGGTTACTTCAGATATCAAATTATAGACACTCCTGGATTACTCGATAGGCCCATTAGCGAGAGAAATGAAATAGAAAAGCAAGCGATCCTAGCCTTAAGGTACTTAGGAAACCTTATAATCTATATATTTGACCCCAGTGAACATTGCGGCTTTCCACTGGAAGAGCAGATCCATCTTTTTGAGGAGGTGCATGGAGAGTTCAAAGACCTACCTTTCCTTGTCGTCATAAACAAGATTGATGTAGCCGATGAAGAAAATATTAAGAGATTAGAAAAATTTGTTAAAGAAAAGGGGCTAAATCCAATAAAAATTTCCGCCTTAAAAGGAACCGGGATTGATTTAGTTAAAGAAGAGATCATAAAAACTCTTAGACCTCTCGCAGAGAAAGTTGCAAGGGAAAAGATTGAAAGGGAGTTAAGGAGATACAGGAGCTATCTCTGA
- a CDS encoding transglutaminase-like domain-containing protein — protein sequence MQEYKELIKECAKELEGLMPEISQKLVNIAKINSPDRAFLEYLKVVEQVSLMKTERKQKNKALIILWRYGEALEKELYSDVKFFAKPLHKRIFRFVDWKIIGMLFLVFIILPAITSNLWSFRSEHYVLYLNENVDFPRELCNYRTSWLYDFRTSMVCVLKYGYGSINVTLRGNSWEKGVEAQRFISDMEYDFDRVKSPITYIQTPKETLRYKKGVCSDFALLVANILLDNNVSPVYIVHTVVRKEPSGGHAAAGIYVNGTLWILDWGSKPTKFQEYLENIDRIWEIREVRIYRITRDRITLERIYKARLEDDRWRFLYSVIIMLGIFILKRREWWIM from the coding sequence ATGCAAGAATATAAAGAGCTCATAAAGGAATGTGCAAAGGAGCTTGAAGGTTTAATGCCCGAGATAAGTCAAAAGCTTGTTAATATAGCTAAGATTAATTCTCCAGATAGGGCTTTTTTAGAGTATCTGAAGGTTGTTGAACAAGTAAGCTTGATGAAAACCGAGAGAAAACAAAAAAATAAGGCCCTTATTATTCTTTGGAGGTACGGTGAAGCCCTTGAAAAAGAGCTGTATTCGGATGTGAAGTTTTTTGCGAAACCACTTCATAAAAGGATTTTTAGGTTCGTTGATTGGAAGATAATTGGGATGCTCTTCTTGGTGTTTATAATCCTTCCCGCGATAACATCAAATTTGTGGAGCTTTAGAAGTGAACACTACGTTTTGTATTTGAATGAAAACGTTGACTTTCCTAGAGAGCTATGTAACTATAGAACCTCATGGCTTTATGACTTTAGGACGTCGATGGTATGCGTTCTTAAATATGGCTACGGCTCTATTAACGTGACATTAAGGGGGAATTCGTGGGAAAAGGGAGTGGAAGCTCAAAGGTTTATTTCTGATATGGAATATGATTTCGATAGAGTTAAAAGCCCTATAACTTATATTCAGACTCCTAAAGAAACTTTAAGATATAAGAAGGGAGTTTGTAGTGACTTTGCTCTCCTGGTCGCGAATATATTATTAGATAATAATGTTTCCCCAGTTTATATAGTTCACACGGTAGTTAGGAAAGAGCCTAGTGGAGGCCATGCTGCGGCCGGAATTTACGTTAATGGAACACTATGGATCTTAGATTGGGGCTCGAAGCCCACCAAGTTTCAAGAGTATCTGGAGAATATTGATAGGATATGGGAAATTAGGGAAGTTAGGATTTACAGAATAACTAGGGATAGAATAACCTTAGAAAGGATTTATAAGGCTAGGCTTGAGGATGACAGATGGAGATTCCTCTACTCGGTTATCATCATGCTTGGGATCTTCATCCTTAAGAGGAGAGAGTGGTGGATTATGTAA
- a CDS encoding pyridoxal phosphate-dependent aminotransferase has protein sequence MIRASKRALSIEYAIRDVVLPARELEKKGIKVIRLNIGDPVKFDFQPPEHMKEAYCRAIQEGHNYYGDSEGLIELREAIVKREKEKNGVDITPDDVRVTAAVTEALQLIFGALLDPGDEILIPGPSYPPYTGLVKFYGGKPVEYRTIEEEGWQPDIDDLRKKISERTKAIAVINPNNPTGALYDKKTIEEIINVAGEHDLVVLSDEIYDLMTYEGKHISPGSLTKDVPVIVMNGLSKVYFATGWRLGYMYFVDPEGKLSEVREAIDKLARIRICPNTPGQFAAIAGLTGSMDYLKEYMKKLKERRDFIYKRLNEIPGISTTKPQGAFYIFPRIEEGPWKSDKEFVLDVLHNAHVLFVHGSGFGEYGKGHFRIVFLPPIEILEEAMDRFEKFMRERLSS, from the coding sequence ATGATAAGGGCTTCTAAAAGAGCTCTTTCTATAGAATACGCAATTAGGGATGTTGTACTACCCGCTAGAGAGCTCGAAAAAAAGGGCATAAAAGTGATCAGACTAAACATTGGCGACCCCGTTAAATTCGACTTCCAGCCACCAGAGCACATGAAAGAGGCATACTGTAGGGCAATTCAGGAAGGTCATAACTATTATGGAGACAGCGAGGGATTAATTGAGCTTAGAGAAGCAATAGTGAAAAGGGAAAAGGAGAAGAATGGGGTTGATATAACTCCCGATGACGTTAGAGTTACGGCCGCTGTAACAGAGGCACTACAATTGATATTCGGGGCCCTTCTGGATCCAGGAGATGAGATTCTAATCCCAGGACCGAGCTATCCTCCATATACGGGCTTAGTGAAATTTTATGGCGGAAAGCCAGTAGAGTATAGAACAATTGAGGAGGAAGGATGGCAACCAGATATAGACGACCTAAGGAAAAAGATAAGTGAAAGAACGAAAGCGATAGCCGTTATAAATCCTAACAATCCAACGGGGGCCCTATACGATAAGAAAACTATAGAAGAGATTATAAACGTTGCAGGAGAACACGATTTAGTAGTTTTAAGCGACGAAATCTACGATTTGATGACTTATGAAGGAAAACACATTTCTCCTGGCTCCTTGACCAAGGATGTTCCAGTTATAGTCATGAATGGATTATCAAAGGTATACTTTGCCACGGGATGGAGGCTTGGGTATATGTACTTTGTTGATCCCGAAGGGAAATTAAGCGAAGTCAGGGAAGCAATTGATAAACTAGCAAGGATAAGAATATGTCCTAACACACCAGGACAATTTGCAGCGATAGCGGGATTAACAGGCTCCATGGACTATCTTAAAGAGTATATGAAAAAACTAAAGGAGAGAAGAGACTTCATATATAAGAGACTCAATGAAATTCCAGGAATAAGCACAACAAAACCCCAGGGGGCATTCTATATCTTTCCAAGAATTGAAGAAGGCCCATGGAAGAGTGATAAGGAATTTGTGCTCGACGTTCTACATAACGCCCATGTCCTATTCGTTCATGGCTCAGGATTCGGCGAATATGGGAAGGGACACTTCAGAATTGTATTCTTACCTCCGATTGAAATCCTCGAAGAAGCTATGGACAGGTTTGAGAAATTCATGAGGGAAAGGCTTTCTTCATGA
- a CDS encoding YhbY family RNA-binding protein: MVTKRLPGKIRRALRARYYDIEPKAWIGKKGITESVIKEIETQLARTGVLKVEIRKGAFIATKMSRKEIAERVAELTDSELLEVRGKRFILFKPREGWEKYLKKLQMKEQAKKKVKEEPIRKIKLDILEFRKKFKRGRG; this comes from the coding sequence ATGGTCACCAAACGCTTACCTGGGAAAATTAGACGAGCCCTTAGGGCGAGATACTATGATATAGAACCTAAGGCTTGGATAGGAAAGAAAGGGATAACGGAGAGCGTGATAAAGGAAATAGAAACCCAACTTGCTAGAACTGGGGTATTAAAAGTTGAGATAAGAAAGGGAGCCTTTATAGCTACTAAGATGAGTAGGAAGGAAATAGCGGAGAGGGTTGCGGAGCTCACCGATAGTGAGCTCTTAGAGGTTAGAGGCAAAAGATTTATATTGTTTAAGCCGAGAGAGGGATGGGAGAAATATTTAAAAAAGCTCCAAATGAAGGAGCAAGCAAAGAAGAAGGTTAAAGAAGAACCAATAAGAAAGATTAAGCTTGATATCCTTGAATTTAGAAAGAAGTTCAAAAGAGGGAGGGGTTGA
- a CDS encoding 30S ribosomal protein S19e: MATVYDVPGDLLVERVAQRLKEIPEIKPPEWAPFVKTGRHKERLPEQEDWWYYRVASILRRVYIDGPVGIERLRTYYGGRKNRGHAPERFYKAGGSIIRKALQQLEAAGFIEKVPGKGRVVTPKGRSFLDKIATELKKELEEIIPELKKY; the protein is encoded by the coding sequence ATGGCCACGGTTTATGATGTTCCCGGTGACCTATTGGTGGAGAGAGTTGCCCAGAGACTTAAGGAGATCCCTGAAATTAAGCCTCCAGAGTGGGCACCCTTCGTAAAGACTGGAAGACACAAGGAGAGACTTCCTGAGCAGGAGGATTGGTGGTACTATAGGGTAGCTTCGATACTTAGGAGAGTATACATAGATGGTCCCGTCGGGATTGAAAGGCTTAGAACCTATTATGGCGGAAGGAAGAACAGGGGGCATGCCCCAGAGAGATTCTACAAGGCAGGAGGGAGCATAATAAGGAAGGCCTTACAACAGTTGGAAGCTGCAGGATTCATCGAAAAGGTTCCAGGGAAAGGAAGGGTTGTTACTCCCAAGGGTAGAAGCTTCCTCGACAAGATTGCCACGGAACTCAAAAAGGAGCTTGAAGAGATAATACCAGAGCTGAAGAAGTACTAA
- a CDS encoding PRC-barrel domain-containing protein has protein sequence MVRIKASKLRDVELITDTGVRLGWVYDILFEEDGSEEEKGRIIAILADPDEDLDLKKFKVTKDGLLIIPITAVKSIGEVIIVDSSKLSVIAREK, from the coding sequence ATGGTCAGAATAAAGGCATCAAAGCTTAGGGATGTTGAGCTTATAACCGATACTGGGGTAAGGTTAGGTTGGGTTTATGATATACTCTTTGAGGAAGATGGGAGCGAGGAGGAGAAGGGAAGGATAATAGCAATTCTTGCGGATCCTGATGAAGACCTCGACCTAAAGAAGTTCAAAGTAACAAAGGATGGACTCCTTATTATCCCCATAACGGCCGTGAAAAGTATTGGGGAAGTTATAATAGTCGATTCCTCAAAACTTTCCGTGATTGCCAGGGAAAAATGA
- a CDS encoding DUF447 domain-containing protein: MNLKELFPEEGKVYECILITKSNLTPIGIVRVGDFLKFKIFEGRSFEDLSISNFAIVQIVDDIELLVSLAFNIFPNLEFEPALKVPLKKIKGYPWVEGRVNCHKEVIEDEVGKSLAKNCTLTPIYIGMVKKLPRPISRADNYLLEFAIIATRILVARKRGLRIDGLLKKAEEAYEMYIRLGGKSKIAEEINELIKRE; the protein is encoded by the coding sequence ATGAATCTTAAGGAACTATTTCCAGAAGAAGGCAAAGTTTATGAATGCATACTGATAACTAAGTCTAATCTAACCCCCATTGGAATAGTTAGAGTTGGAGATTTCCTAAAATTTAAAATTTTTGAAGGAAGAAGCTTTGAGGATCTCAGCATTAGTAACTTTGCGATAGTTCAAATTGTCGATGATATTGAGTTATTAGTATCTCTTGCATTCAACATATTTCCAAATCTAGAATTCGAGCCGGCTTTGAAAGTTCCACTAAAAAAGATCAAGGGATATCCCTGGGTTGAGGGGAGAGTTAATTGCCATAAAGAAGTTATAGAAGATGAAGTTGGGAAAAGCTTAGCTAAGAATTGCACGCTTACACCTATTTATATTGGAATGGTAAAAAAGTTACCAAGGCCAATTAGCAGGGCCGATAATTACCTCCTAGAATTTGCGATAATTGCAACGAGGATACTTGTAGCAAGAAAAAGAGGATTAAGAATAGATGGTCTCTTAAAGAAGGCCGAAGAGGCCTATGAGATGTATATAAGGCTAGGGGGAAAATCAAAAATAGCAGAAGAGATAAATGAGCTTATCAAGAGAGAGTAA
- the hjc gene encoding Holliday junction resolvase Hjc — translation MYRKGANAERELIKKLERLGFAVIRSAGSKKVDVVAGNGKIYLCIEVKTTKKGKLYIKGDDLKKLVEFANKFGGTPVLAVKFLGVGWRFFRPSGEGNLVISPNDGETLEVVVGLQRKLEVGEQK, via the coding sequence ATGTATAGAAAGGGAGCAAACGCTGAAAGGGAATTGATAAAAAAATTGGAAAGACTTGGATTTGCCGTAATTAGATCTGCAGGTAGCAAGAAAGTTGATGTAGTAGCTGGAAATGGTAAAATTTACCTTTGTATCGAAGTTAAGACGACGAAGAAGGGGAAGCTTTACATAAAGGGGGATGATCTGAAGAAGCTAGTTGAATTCGCGAATAAATTTGGTGGTACCCCAGTTCTAGCTGTAAAGTTCCTGGGAGTTGGGTGGAGGTTCTTCAGACCTAGCGGTGAAGGAAACCTTGTTATCTCTCCAAATGATGGAGAAACCCTCGAAGTTGTAGTAGGCCTTCAAAGGAAACTTGAGGTGGGGGAACAAAAATGA
- a CDS encoding DEAD/DEAH box helicase, with product MHIVLKKAIKEKFGKLNKLQIQAFKAIYGEGESVLIIAPTGSGKTEAAIIPVINSILKDNLRPISCLYIAPLKALNRDLLERLKWWGEKTGIKVEVRHGDTPQSMRAKQVKNPPHILITTPESLPAILTTKSLRKYLENVKFVIVDEITELVDNKRGIQLILNLKRLSLIADFIRIGLSATVGNEEEIREWFEAKRIIKPHLKKRYKFKVLYPQPKPEDQELAEKLKVPGDVATRLRTLWEIVEKYKKALIFVNTRQFAEILGHRLKTWGKPVEVHHGSLSKEARIEAERKLKEGKIKALICTSSMELGIDIGDVDVVIQYMSPRQVNRLIQRAGRSRHRLWEVSEAYIITTGVEDYLQGLVIAKRALEGKLEGVKPYENALDVLAHFIVGLLIEYRDLKINEPYRLAKDTYPYRKLRWEDYLRVLEILEEAGIIKRHEDRLRLGRKSFKYYFENLSTIPDEVSYKVIDVVSGKLIGRLDENFVINLEEGIEFIMHGKSWLVLEIKDDVIKVRESENIEGAIPSWEGELIPVPYEVAIEVGRLRRELVQDKERAIRLIKGVEFEEKELDIARERLKENDLIPSDRDILISVFPNLVIVHSDFGNKTNEGLARYILAFLSLKYGKIFSARTQSNGIIITTPFKMNPDEIKDILRIKGNVREIISRALKDSPIYRWKMLNVAKRMGALRKDARIKKVERLFEDTIIEVETFNEIFHDKVDVERVNTVLKKIKDGEIRVKGRILEEPTSLELEYMRLRGEFLMTSPLDEKEIELLFKEKLLESSITLVCTNCGFSWETKVRRIIDRIGDIKCPKCGSRMLAPLHPKDAEAFKLSLKKLKSGEKLFEKEEKAYLKGLKAADLLNSYGKNALLALATYGVGVKTATRILSRSYSEEMLIKELMELEKRYIRTRKFWE from the coding sequence ATGCATATAGTGCTAAAGAAGGCCATTAAGGAGAAGTTTGGAAAGTTAAACAAGCTTCAAATTCAAGCCTTTAAGGCAATATATGGAGAAGGGGAGAGCGTCCTAATTATAGCCCCAACTGGAAGTGGAAAAACTGAAGCCGCTATTATACCAGTCATAAATTCAATTCTTAAGGATAACCTTCGGCCAATTTCATGCTTATATATAGCCCCGTTGAAGGCATTAAACAGAGATCTATTAGAGAGGTTAAAATGGTGGGGAGAGAAGACTGGAATTAAAGTTGAAGTTAGACATGGAGATACTCCCCAGTCAATGAGAGCAAAGCAGGTAAAGAACCCTCCCCACATATTAATAACTACTCCCGAAAGCTTGCCAGCGATCCTCACCACAAAGTCGCTGAGGAAGTATTTGGAGAACGTTAAGTTCGTCATAGTAGATGAGATAACTGAACTCGTTGACAATAAAAGAGGTATTCAGCTAATACTGAACTTAAAGCGACTTTCCTTGATAGCCGATTTTATAAGAATAGGGTTATCCGCTACGGTCGGAAACGAGGAGGAAATAAGAGAGTGGTTTGAGGCTAAAAGGATAATAAAGCCACATTTAAAGAAAAGGTACAAGTTTAAGGTACTTTACCCCCAACCAAAGCCTGAGGACCAGGAACTAGCAGAAAAGCTCAAGGTTCCAGGTGACGTTGCTACCAGGCTTAGAACTTTATGGGAGATCGTTGAGAAATATAAAAAGGCGTTGATTTTTGTAAACACGAGGCAGTTTGCAGAAATTTTAGGGCACAGACTGAAAACCTGGGGAAAGCCTGTGGAGGTGCACCATGGAAGTCTCTCAAAAGAGGCCAGAATTGAGGCCGAGAGAAAGCTCAAGGAGGGTAAGATAAAAGCTTTAATATGCACATCCTCAATGGAACTGGGAATTGACATCGGAGATGTGGATGTGGTAATCCAATACATGAGTCCAAGGCAAGTAAACAGACTAATTCAAAGGGCCGGAAGGAGCAGGCATAGGCTCTGGGAAGTTAGTGAAGCTTACATAATTACGACGGGTGTAGAGGACTATCTGCAGGGTCTTGTCATAGCAAAAAGGGCACTTGAAGGGAAGCTCGAGGGAGTAAAACCCTATGAAAATGCTCTAGACGTTCTCGCTCATTTTATCGTTGGATTGCTGATCGAGTATAGAGACTTAAAGATAAATGAACCCTACAGGCTCGCCAAGGATACTTACCCCTATAGGAAGCTTAGGTGGGAAGACTACCTTAGAGTCCTCGAGATCTTAGAGGAAGCTGGAATAATAAAGAGACATGAAGATAGGCTTAGACTGGGAAGAAAATCATTCAAGTACTATTTTGAAAATTTATCAACAATTCCCGATGAGGTAAGTTACAAGGTAATAGACGTTGTCTCTGGAAAGCTTATAGGAAGGTTGGACGAGAACTTCGTAATCAACTTGGAAGAAGGTATTGAATTTATTATGCACGGTAAAAGTTGGCTGGTTCTTGAGATAAAAGATGATGTAATTAAGGTGAGAGAGAGTGAAAACATAGAAGGGGCCATACCAAGTTGGGAAGGTGAGCTGATACCCGTTCCATATGAGGTTGCCATTGAGGTTGGAAGGTTAAGAAGGGAGCTTGTTCAGGATAAAGAGAGAGCTATTAGACTCATTAAGGGAGTGGAGTTCGAAGAGAAGGAGCTAGACATTGCAAGGGAAAGATTAAAAGAGAATGATCTTATACCGAGCGACAGGGATATCTTGATTAGCGTTTTTCCAAACTTAGTTATAGTCCACTCAGACTTTGGGAACAAAACTAATGAAGGACTAGCCAGATACATTCTTGCTTTTCTTTCGCTTAAGTATGGAAAGATATTTTCAGCTAGAACCCAGTCCAATGGAATAATAATAACAACCCCCTTCAAGATGAATCCAGATGAAATCAAGGATATCCTTAGAATTAAAGGTAACGTTAGGGAGATAATTTCCAGGGCCCTTAAGGATAGCCCAATATATAGGTGGAAAATGCTTAACGTCGCTAAGAGAATGGGAGCCCTTCGAAAAGATGCAAGAATTAAAAAGGTAGAGAGACTGTTTGAAGATACGATCATCGAAGTAGAAACTTTCAACGAGATATTTCACGATAAAGTAGATGTAGAGCGCGTGAATACTGTCCTTAAGAAAATTAAAGATGGAGAGATTAGGGTAAAGGGAAGGATCCTGGAGGAACCAACGTCACTGGAACTTGAATACATGAGGCTGAGAGGAGAATTTTTAATGACTTCTCCACTCGACGAGAAGGAGATTGAACTTCTATTTAAAGAAAAACTATTAGAAAGCTCAATAACTCTCGTATGTACAAATTGTGGATTTTCCTGGGAAACAAAGGTTAGAAGGATTATAGATAGGATAGGAGATATAAAATGTCCGAAGTGCGGATCGAGGATGTTAGCTCCCCTTCATCCAAAGGATGCTGAAGCCTTTAAACTTTCCCTTAAAAAACTTAAGAGTGGAGAAAAGTTATTCGAGAAAGAGGAGAAAGCTTACCTTAAAGGCCTAAAAGCCGCGGACTTGCTGAATAGCTATGGAAAAAACGCTCTACTAGCCTTAGCAACTTACGGAGTAGGGGTTAAGACTGCAACCAGGATACTTTCGAGGTCATATTCAGAAGAGATGTTGATAAAGGAGTTAATGGAGCTCGAAAAACGTTATATAAGGACAAGAAAGTTTTGGGAATGA